One part of the Eleginops maclovinus isolate JMC-PN-2008 ecotype Puerto Natales chromosome 14, JC_Emac_rtc_rv5, whole genome shotgun sequence genome encodes these proteins:
- the LOC134876093 gene encoding sialoadhesin-like yields MRTLRLLLTLSFFQTSVDCHASVMVIPNRSQFLEYEKILVRCEGSSSWEWTPWRNSTGLMKCGAGWGKKNSSTCEIASVKRSEGGVYWCQSKYGDSSNSVKITIAGGSVSLHSPAIPVTEGDNVTLICETNIVNPQSAQFYKDGFLLGEAAGHMTLYNFTKSNEGAYKCNIGRNESPESWITMEDGSDRASLVVSPASSQVFEYRNLSLSCGDNSSVDGWRLFRSTSTTVSTSPTGAITVNLGGKRSACGDDWGNVTSSGCNVFTSKLADSAVYWCESPVGQRSNTLNISIIETAVILESPVLAVMEGDNVTLSCKTKDHEDLRADFYKDGYSIGMGADGNLTLHDVSSYDEGVYKCSISGEGESAISFLFVRGASAPRSDRVRLVLTVLRHLVVFSPYCASTLLMVSIYRRSPPGRRRPVAVTTSPPSEEADDITTEHRF; encoded by the exons aTGAGAACACTGCGTTTGCTCC TGACGTTGAGTTTCTTCCAGACGTCCGTCGACTGTCATG cGTCGGTGATGGTCATCCCCAACAGGTCTCAGTTTTTAGAGTACGAAAAGATCTTGGTGCGCTGCGAGGGTTCGAGCTCCTGGGAATGGACGCCGTGGAGGAATAGCACAGGCCT TATGAAGTGTGGAGCTGGCTGGGGCAAAAAGAATTCTTCTACATGTGAAATAGCCTCCGTGAAGCGGTCCGAAGGCGGGGTGTACTGGTGCCAGTCTAAATATGGAGACAGCAGCAACAGCGTCAAAATCACCATCGCCG GCGGATCCGTGAGTCTGCACAGCCCTGCCATCCCCGTGACGGAGGGAGACAACGTCACTCTGATCTGTGAAACAAATATTGTTAACCCCCAATCTGCTCAATTCTACAAAGACGGCTTCCTCCTCGGTGAAGCTGCAGGTCACATGACCCTCTACAATTTTACCAAGTCTAACGAAGGCGCCTACAAGTGTAACATCGGGAGGAACGAGTCCCCGGAGAGCTGGATAACAATGGAAG ATGGTTCGGACCGGGCCTCGCTCGTCGTCTCTCCGGCCTCCTCTCAGGTGTTTGAGTACAGGAATCTGTCTTTGAGCTGCGGGGACAACAGCAGCGTTGATGGGTGGAGGCTCTTCAGGTCGACCTCCACCACCGTCAGCACCAGCCCCACCGGCGCCATCACCGTGAACCTCGGAGGAAAGAGGTCCGCCTGCGGAGACGACTGGGGGAATGTTACGTCCTCCGGCTGCAACGTCTTCACGTCCAAGCTGGCCGACAGCGCCGTCTACTGGTGCGAGTCCCCGGTGGGGCAGCGGAGCAACACGCTCAACATCAGCATCATCG AAACAGCGGTGATCCTGGAGAGTCCGGTCCTCGCTGTGATGGAGGGAGATAACGTAACGCTGAGCTGTAAAACTAAGGACCACGAAGACCTTCGCGCTGATTTCTACAAAGATGGCTACTCCATCGGGATGGGGGCTGACGGTAACCTGACCCTCCACGATGTTTCCAGCTACGATGAAGGCGTCTACAAGTGCAGCATCAGCGGCGAAGGAGAGTCTGCAATCAGCTTCCTCTTCGTCAGAG GTGCCAGCGCTCCACGTTCAGACCGGGTCCGCTTAGTGCTGACGGTGTTACGCCACCTGGTGGTTTTCTCCCCGTACTGCGCCTCCACCTTGCTCATGGTGTCCATTTACAGACGCAGCCCCCCAG GAAGAAGGAGGCCTGTCGCCGT
- the LOC134876091 gene encoding sodium/hydrogen exchanger 9B2 isoform X3, with translation MMDEESTKRYLRASEDAQKQTQGGFKVQVGQEDREITVLPRRTTDELDKMADSSCCSSCIRLKNKCPRPRGLLNLCITKGMLLAGLLLRNVPYITDAVYIDTHWSAALRNIALSIILTRAGLGLDPSALSRLKAVCVRLAVGPCVVEASIVAVVSHFLLGLPWVWGFILGFVLAAVSPAVVVPSMLLLQREGFGVEKGIPTLLMAAGSFDDILAITGFSTCLGIAFSKGAMWMNILKGLLEVVGGVIAGLVLGLFLCCFPSKDQEDLVLTRTLMLLGLSIFSVFFSHVIGFAGAGGLSTLVLAFLAALGWKTNKAPVAAMVGRSWDIFQPLLFGLIGAEIRIASLSPSTVGLGLACISIGLVIRLLVTFLLVHFGGFNLREKIFIAVAWLPKATVQAAIGSKALDMAREGGDETLIKFGLDVLTLAVLAILTTAPIGALGIGLAGPRLLARQVKADDAEGGASDPISNGIGPEKGNTNLESKL, from the exons ATGATGGACGAAGAATCCACAAAGCGTTACCTCCGGGCGAGTGAGGATGCTCAGAAACAAACTCAG gGAGGGTTTAAAGTTCAGGTCgggcaggaggacagagagatcACCGTCCTGCCGAGGAGGACGACGGACGAACTTGACAAG ATGGCTgactcctcctgctgctcctcttgtATCCGACTGAAGAACAAATGTCCCCGACCTCGAGGCCTCCTCAACCTCTGCATCactaaag GCATGCTGCTGGCCGGCCTGCTGCTGCGTAACGTCCCGTACATCACGGACGCCGTTTACATCGACACTCACTGGTCCGCAGCGCTGAGGAACATCGCGCTGTCAATCATCCTGACCAGAGCCGGACTGGGCCTGGACCCCTcg gcgCTGAGCCGGCTGAAGGCGGTGTGTGTGCGTCTGGCAGTCGGCCCCTGTGTGGTGGAGGCCTCCATCGTGGCCGTGGTTTCTCACTTTCTGTTGGGACTTCCTTGGGTGTGGGGCTTCATCCTGGG tttcgTGCTGGCTGCGGTGTCCCCGGCGGTCGTGGTTCCCTCCatgttgctgctgcagagagagggattCGGCGTGGAGAAG GGAATCCCGACCCTCCTGATGGCTGCTGGGAGTTTTGATGATATTCTGGCCATAACCGGGTTCTCCACCTGTCTGGGAATCGCCTTCTCCAAAG GGGCCATGTGGATGAACATCCTGAAGGGTCtgctggaggtggtggggggggtcaTAGCCGGGCTGGTCCTGGGTCTGTTCCTGTGCTGCTTCCCCAGCAAGGACCAG gaggaccTGGTTCTGACGAGGACTCTCATGCTGTTGGGTCTCTCCATATTTTCCGTCTTCTTCAGTCATGTTATTGGCTTCGCGGGGGCTGGGGGTCTCTCTACGCTGGTGCTGGCCTTTCTGGCTGCTCTCGGCTGGAAAACCAACAAA GCTCCCGTGGCGGCCATGGTGGGTCGGTCCTGGGATATTTTCCAGCCGCTTCTCTTTGGTCTGATTGGAGCGGAAATCAGAATAGCAAGCCTCAGCCCGAGCACCGTGG GTCTGGGTCTGGCCTGCATCAGCATCGGCCTGGTGATCCGCCTGCTTGTCACCTTCCTGCTGGTTCACTTCGGAGGATTCAACCTGAGGGAGAAAATCTTCATCGCTGTGGCCTGGCTGCCCAAAGCCACCGTTCAG GCTGCTATTGGCTCCAAGGCGTTGGACATGGCGAGGGAGGGGGGCGACGAGACCTTAATTAAGTTCGGTTTGgacgtgctaacgttagccgtGTTAGCAATCCTGACCACAGCGCCCATCGGAGCGCTGGGTATCGGACTGGCAGGACCACGCCTCCTGGCCCggcaggtcaaag CAGATGACGCAGAAGGCGGAGCCTCAGATCCAATCAGCAACGGGATTGGTCCAGAAAAAGGCAACACGAACCTCGAGAGCAAGCTATGA
- the LOC134876091 gene encoding sodium/hydrogen exchanger 9B2 isoform X1 yields the protein MMDEESTKRYLRASEDAQKQTQGGFKVQVGQEDREITVLPRRTTDELDKMADSSCCSSCIRLKNKCPRPRGLLNLCITKVAVFALLFGVVWSITGSECLPGGNLFGLVVLFLCSVLGGKLVGMIQLPTLPPFPPLLGMLLAGLLLRNVPYITDAVYIDTHWSAALRNIALSIILTRAGLGLDPSALSRLKAVCVRLAVGPCVVEASIVAVVSHFLLGLPWVWGFILGFVLAAVSPAVVVPSMLLLQREGFGVEKGIPTLLMAAGSFDDILAITGFSTCLGIAFSKGAMWMNILKGLLEVVGGVIAGLVLGLFLCCFPSKDQEDLVLTRTLMLLGLSIFSVFFSHVIGFAGAGGLSTLVLAFLAALGWKTNKAPVAAMVGRSWDIFQPLLFGLIGAEIRIASLSPSTVGLGLACISIGLVIRLLVTFLLVHFGGFNLREKIFIAVAWLPKATVQAAIGSKALDMAREGGDETLIKFGLDVLTLAVLAILTTAPIGALGIGLAGPRLLARQVKADDAEGGASDPISNGIGPEKGNTNLESKL from the exons ATGATGGACGAAGAATCCACAAAGCGTTACCTCCGGGCGAGTGAGGATGCTCAGAAACAAACTCAG gGAGGGTTTAAAGTTCAGGTCgggcaggaggacagagagatcACCGTCCTGCCGAGGAGGACGACGGACGAACTTGACAAG ATGGCTgactcctcctgctgctcctcttgtATCCGACTGAAGAACAAATGTCCCCGACCTCGAGGCCTCCTCAACCTCTGCATCactaaag tggctGTGTTCGCCCTGCTCTTCGGGGTGGTCTGGTCTATAACAGGAAGTGAATGTTTACCTGGAGGAAATCTGTTCGGACTCGTGGTTCTCTTCCTCTGCTCGGTGCTCGGGGGGAAGCTGGTTGGTATGATCCAGCTGCCCACgctcccccccttccctcctctACTTG GCATGCTGCTGGCCGGCCTGCTGCTGCGTAACGTCCCGTACATCACGGACGCCGTTTACATCGACACTCACTGGTCCGCAGCGCTGAGGAACATCGCGCTGTCAATCATCCTGACCAGAGCCGGACTGGGCCTGGACCCCTcg gcgCTGAGCCGGCTGAAGGCGGTGTGTGTGCGTCTGGCAGTCGGCCCCTGTGTGGTGGAGGCCTCCATCGTGGCCGTGGTTTCTCACTTTCTGTTGGGACTTCCTTGGGTGTGGGGCTTCATCCTGGG tttcgTGCTGGCTGCGGTGTCCCCGGCGGTCGTGGTTCCCTCCatgttgctgctgcagagagagggattCGGCGTGGAGAAG GGAATCCCGACCCTCCTGATGGCTGCTGGGAGTTTTGATGATATTCTGGCCATAACCGGGTTCTCCACCTGTCTGGGAATCGCCTTCTCCAAAG GGGCCATGTGGATGAACATCCTGAAGGGTCtgctggaggtggtggggggggtcaTAGCCGGGCTGGTCCTGGGTCTGTTCCTGTGCTGCTTCCCCAGCAAGGACCAG gaggaccTGGTTCTGACGAGGACTCTCATGCTGTTGGGTCTCTCCATATTTTCCGTCTTCTTCAGTCATGTTATTGGCTTCGCGGGGGCTGGGGGTCTCTCTACGCTGGTGCTGGCCTTTCTGGCTGCTCTCGGCTGGAAAACCAACAAA GCTCCCGTGGCGGCCATGGTGGGTCGGTCCTGGGATATTTTCCAGCCGCTTCTCTTTGGTCTGATTGGAGCGGAAATCAGAATAGCAAGCCTCAGCCCGAGCACCGTGG GTCTGGGTCTGGCCTGCATCAGCATCGGCCTGGTGATCCGCCTGCTTGTCACCTTCCTGCTGGTTCACTTCGGAGGATTCAACCTGAGGGAGAAAATCTTCATCGCTGTGGCCTGGCTGCCCAAAGCCACCGTTCAG GCTGCTATTGGCTCCAAGGCGTTGGACATGGCGAGGGAGGGGGGCGACGAGACCTTAATTAAGTTCGGTTTGgacgtgctaacgttagccgtGTTAGCAATCCTGACCACAGCGCCCATCGGAGCGCTGGGTATCGGACTGGCAGGACCACGCCTCCTGGCCCggcaggtcaaag CAGATGACGCAGAAGGCGGAGCCTCAGATCCAATCAGCAACGGGATTGGTCCAGAAAAAGGCAACACGAACCTCGAGAGCAAGCTATGA
- the LOC134876091 gene encoding sodium/hydrogen exchanger 9B2 isoform X2: MMDEESTKRYLRASEDAQKQTQGGFKVQVGQEDREITVLPRRTTDELDKMADSSCCSSCIRLKNKCPRPRGLLNLCITKVAVFALLFGVVWSITGSECLPGGNLFGLVVLFLCSVLGGKLVGMIQLPTLPPFPPLLGMLLAGLLLRNVPYITDAVYIDTHWSAALRNIALSIILTRAGLGLDPSALSRLKAVCVRLAVGPCVVEASIVAVVSHFLLGLPWVWGFILGFVLAAVSPAVVVPSMLLLQREGFGVEKGIPTLLMAAGSFDDILAITGFSTCLGIAFSKGAMWMNILKGLLEVVGGVIAGLVLGLFLCCFPSKDQEDLVLTRTLMLLGLSIFSVFFSHVIGFAGAGGLSTLVLAFLAALGWKTNKAPVAAMVGRSWDIFQPLLFGLIGAEIRIASLSPSTVGLGLACISIGLVIRLLVTFLLVHFGGFNLREKIFIAVAWLPKATVQAAIGSKALDMAREGGDETLIKFGLDVLTLAVLAILTTAPIGALGIGLAGPRLLARQVKDDAEGGASDPISNGIGPEKGNTNLESKL, from the exons ATGATGGACGAAGAATCCACAAAGCGTTACCTCCGGGCGAGTGAGGATGCTCAGAAACAAACTCAG gGAGGGTTTAAAGTTCAGGTCgggcaggaggacagagagatcACCGTCCTGCCGAGGAGGACGACGGACGAACTTGACAAG ATGGCTgactcctcctgctgctcctcttgtATCCGACTGAAGAACAAATGTCCCCGACCTCGAGGCCTCCTCAACCTCTGCATCactaaag tggctGTGTTCGCCCTGCTCTTCGGGGTGGTCTGGTCTATAACAGGAAGTGAATGTTTACCTGGAGGAAATCTGTTCGGACTCGTGGTTCTCTTCCTCTGCTCGGTGCTCGGGGGGAAGCTGGTTGGTATGATCCAGCTGCCCACgctcccccccttccctcctctACTTG GCATGCTGCTGGCCGGCCTGCTGCTGCGTAACGTCCCGTACATCACGGACGCCGTTTACATCGACACTCACTGGTCCGCAGCGCTGAGGAACATCGCGCTGTCAATCATCCTGACCAGAGCCGGACTGGGCCTGGACCCCTcg gcgCTGAGCCGGCTGAAGGCGGTGTGTGTGCGTCTGGCAGTCGGCCCCTGTGTGGTGGAGGCCTCCATCGTGGCCGTGGTTTCTCACTTTCTGTTGGGACTTCCTTGGGTGTGGGGCTTCATCCTGGG tttcgTGCTGGCTGCGGTGTCCCCGGCGGTCGTGGTTCCCTCCatgttgctgctgcagagagagggattCGGCGTGGAGAAG GGAATCCCGACCCTCCTGATGGCTGCTGGGAGTTTTGATGATATTCTGGCCATAACCGGGTTCTCCACCTGTCTGGGAATCGCCTTCTCCAAAG GGGCCATGTGGATGAACATCCTGAAGGGTCtgctggaggtggtggggggggtcaTAGCCGGGCTGGTCCTGGGTCTGTTCCTGTGCTGCTTCCCCAGCAAGGACCAG gaggaccTGGTTCTGACGAGGACTCTCATGCTGTTGGGTCTCTCCATATTTTCCGTCTTCTTCAGTCATGTTATTGGCTTCGCGGGGGCTGGGGGTCTCTCTACGCTGGTGCTGGCCTTTCTGGCTGCTCTCGGCTGGAAAACCAACAAA GCTCCCGTGGCGGCCATGGTGGGTCGGTCCTGGGATATTTTCCAGCCGCTTCTCTTTGGTCTGATTGGAGCGGAAATCAGAATAGCAAGCCTCAGCCCGAGCACCGTGG GTCTGGGTCTGGCCTGCATCAGCATCGGCCTGGTGATCCGCCTGCTTGTCACCTTCCTGCTGGTTCACTTCGGAGGATTCAACCTGAGGGAGAAAATCTTCATCGCTGTGGCCTGGCTGCCCAAAGCCACCGTTCAG GCTGCTATTGGCTCCAAGGCGTTGGACATGGCGAGGGAGGGGGGCGACGAGACCTTAATTAAGTTCGGTTTGgacgtgctaacgttagccgtGTTAGCAATCCTGACCACAGCGCCCATCGGAGCGCTGGGTATCGGACTGGCAGGACCACGCCTCCTGGCCCggcaggtcaaag ATGACGCAGAAGGCGGAGCCTCAGATCCAATCAGCAACGGGATTGGTCCAGAAAAAGGCAACACGAACCTCGAGAGCAAGCTATGA